Proteins found in one Tsukamurella paurometabola DSM 20162 genomic segment:
- the yidC gene encoding membrane protein insertase YidC — MLDVVYYPISALLWLWHRVFGAFLGADNGFAWALSVVFLVFTVRAVLLWPGLVSARAGRRLERMRPELDKLRRKHGKDPQKLALETQKLQREHGVRPLLGCLPALAQIPVFFGLYHVLRSFNRTGTGLGQLGLTPDQNANTANYVFSATDVQSFLSARLFGAPISVSISSSDTVLASFAQFGGIPSLTTIAAVAIPLMAIACLATHINARFSVRHQAIDPTSAMQSDLMRTLMLWVMPLGSIISGPILPIAILLYWVANNVWTYGQQQLVHFVLEREERTPVSSRSS, encoded by the coding sequence ATGCTCGATGTCGTCTATTACCCGATTTCCGCCCTGCTCTGGCTCTGGCACCGCGTGTTCGGTGCGTTCCTGGGCGCCGACAACGGATTCGCCTGGGCATTGTCCGTGGTCTTCTTGGTCTTCACCGTTCGTGCCGTGCTGCTCTGGCCGGGCCTCGTGTCCGCCCGGGCCGGGCGGCGCCTGGAGAGGATGCGCCCCGAATTGGACAAGCTGCGCAGGAAACACGGAAAAGACCCGCAGAAACTCGCACTGGAAACGCAAAAGCTCCAGCGCGAGCACGGTGTTCGTCCGTTGCTCGGCTGCCTCCCAGCACTGGCGCAGATCCCCGTCTTCTTCGGGCTCTATCACGTTCTTCGATCGTTCAACCGCACCGGCACTGGGCTCGGACAGCTCGGGCTCACCCCGGACCAGAACGCGAACACCGCGAACTACGTGTTCTCGGCTACCGATGTGCAGTCCTTCCTCAGCGCTCGACTGTTCGGCGCGCCGATCTCGGTCTCCATATCCAGTTCCGACACCGTCCTTGCTTCGTTCGCGCAGTTCGGCGGCATTCCTAGTCTGACGACGATCGCCGCGGTCGCGATTCCGCTCATGGCGATCGCCTGCCTCGCCACGCACATCAATGCGCGGTTTTCGGTCCGGCACCAGGCCATCGACCCCACGAGTGCAATGCAGTCCGACCTGATGCGCACGCTGATGCTGTGGGTGATGCCGCTGGGCAGCATCATCAGCGGCCCGATCCTGCCGATCGCCATCCTGCTGTACTGGGTCGCGAACAACGTGTGGACCTACGGCCAGCAGCAACTTGTGCACTTCGTGCTGGAACGGGAGGAACGAACGCCAGTGTCCTCACGTTCGTCGTGA
- a CDS encoding DUF6412 domain-containing protein produces the protein MTIEILRRLPRWGDFSAPWIAVVALFLASVTVTDGAAALVGITLAIAIAALCQAATADRDGGAPSGPRTGREPDQRLRGAYRRSFMPNGAGRPRRPRAPGFAATAA, from the coding sequence ATGACCATCGAGATCCTCCGGAGGCTCCCCCGGTGGGGCGACTTCTCCGCGCCGTGGATCGCGGTGGTCGCCCTGTTCCTCGCCAGCGTCACCGTGACGGACGGTGCCGCCGCCCTGGTGGGAATCACACTCGCTATCGCCATCGCGGCCCTATGCCAGGCGGCAACAGCGGACCGGGACGGCGGCGCACCGTCGGGCCCGAGAACCGGCCGAGAACCGGACCAACGCCTGCGAGGCGCCTATCGCCGCAGTTTCATGCCGAACGGGGCCGGGCGGCCCCGTCGACCCCGAGCACCCGGCTTCGCCGCCACCGCGGCGTAG
- a CDS encoding VOC family protein yields the protein MSITLENVGIAVRDIEATIAFFTDLGLTVLGRQTVSGEWADTAVGLDGNHAKIAMLQTPDGRGRLELFEYIHPDAIETSPTLPNEIGMHRVAFSVDDLDDALAIAATHGCYPLRGVATYENVYKLTYLRGPSGIIVMLAQDLTQS from the coding sequence ATGAGCATCACACTTGAGAACGTCGGTATCGCGGTCCGCGATATCGAGGCCACGATCGCCTTCTTCACCGACCTGGGACTGACAGTCCTGGGCCGACAGACGGTCAGCGGAGAGTGGGCGGACACGGCAGTCGGGTTGGACGGCAACCATGCCAAGATCGCGATGCTCCAGACGCCGGACGGGCGGGGGCGACTGGAGCTGTTCGAGTACATCCATCCCGATGCGATCGAGACGAGCCCGACTCTGCCGAACGAGATCGGCATGCACCGGGTCGCCTTCTCCGTCGATGATCTCGACGACGCGCTCGCGATCGCGGCAACCCACGGGTGCTATCCGCTTCGTGGTGTGGCCACCTACGAGAACGTTTACAAGCTCACCTACCTCCGCGGTCCCAGCGGCATCATCGTGATGCTCGCGCAGGACCTCACTCAGAGCTGA
- a CDS encoding VC0807 family protein, translated as MRRPPPAILGALLPVLAYFSATRLAGLSQLNGVVLGIVTGLVIVSWRMLATRQVGQLELFTTAILAVSLIPSLVTGEPRIALAAQSIDGFFAAAYFLGSSFTRRPLVASILGPMYVKFLKVTPETWDRCLEESPRFRTRIRLMSVVCAATAVTGSAAGLYLALHYPIDTVVLVGPVIGFVLVPLALLVIKLADRPLRTELRGFGPATDPV; from the coding sequence ATGAGGCGACCGCCGCCCGCGATCCTGGGCGCCCTCCTGCCCGTTCTCGCCTATTTCAGTGCGACCCGATTGGCCGGACTGTCGCAGCTCAACGGGGTCGTACTCGGAATCGTCACCGGACTGGTGATCGTGTCCTGGCGAATGCTGGCGACCCGACAAGTGGGACAGCTGGAATTGTTCACCACCGCGATTCTGGCGGTGTCACTCATTCCGTCGCTGGTGACGGGAGAGCCGCGAATCGCGTTGGCGGCACAATCGATTGATGGCTTCTTTGCCGCGGCATACTTCCTCGGATCGTCCTTCACCCGCCGACCACTCGTCGCGAGCATCCTCGGACCGATGTATGTGAAGTTCCTCAAGGTGACTCCCGAGACCTGGGACCGTTGCCTGGAAGAATCTCCGCGTTTCCGCACCCGCATTCGCCTGATGAGCGTGGTGTGTGCGGCGACGGCGGTCACCGGTTCGGCAGCGGGCCTGTACCTGGCGCTTCACTATCCGATCGACACTGTGGTTTTGGTGGGCCCGGTGATCGGATTCGTGCTGGTGCCACTGGCACTGCTGGTTATCAAGCTGGCGGACCGGCCGCTGCGTACCGAGCTGCGCGGATTCGGCCCCGCGACCGACCCTGTGTAG
- a CDS encoding glycosyltransferase family 2 protein, whose product MAENTFAVVIPAYNEDDVIEECLERLLAEGPEIDEIIVVDNNSSDRTVDLVEKLAESNTAVKLIHEARQGLVYARNTGLDAAESSVIARIDADTVVAPGWARRLRTFFDTDDGRAFDVVSTLGEFRGLPGRNFQAALNKWNDPLGRNANRAQRVSYCFGPSMAFRAETWHRIRSRVAMRRDIFEDVDIALCVEESGGACGLIRDVVVEVSPRRFYTGVASYATYAAYLPRTFWLHGRRVTAAWLTAALPLTVGFHAVRLAILRGIGDGGFSVRDMFRSTGTERERP is encoded by the coding sequence ATGGCAGAGAACACTTTTGCAGTTGTGATCCCGGCCTACAACGAGGACGACGTCATCGAGGAATGCCTGGAGCGACTTCTCGCCGAGGGCCCCGAGATCGATGAGATCATCGTGGTCGACAACAACTCTTCGGATCGCACCGTCGACCTGGTCGAGAAGCTGGCCGAGTCGAATACCGCCGTCAAGCTCATCCACGAAGCCCGCCAAGGGCTGGTGTACGCACGCAACACGGGTCTCGACGCCGCAGAATCGTCGGTGATCGCCCGGATAGACGCCGATACCGTCGTCGCGCCGGGTTGGGCCCGGCGACTACGAACCTTCTTCGACACCGACGACGGCCGGGCGTTCGACGTCGTTTCAACTCTCGGCGAGTTCCGCGGCTTACCGGGGAGGAACTTCCAAGCGGCACTGAACAAGTGGAACGACCCGCTGGGCCGCAACGCCAACCGCGCGCAACGAGTGAGCTACTGCTTCGGTCCGAGTATGGCGTTCCGCGCCGAGACCTGGCACCGGATCCGATCCCGGGTCGCAATGCGCCGGGACATCTTCGAGGACGTCGACATCGCACTGTGCGTCGAAGAGTCCGGCGGCGCCTGCGGATTGATCAGGGATGTCGTAGTGGAGGTCTCGCCGCGGCGGTTCTACACCGGCGTGGCGAGCTACGCCACGTACGCCGCTTACCTTCCCCGCACCTTCTGGCTGCACGGCCGGCGCGTGACCGCGGCGTGGTTGACCGCGGCGCTGCCCCTGACGGTCGGGTTCCATGCGGTACGGCTCGCGATCCTGCGCGGGATCGGCGACGGTGGATTCTCCGTCCGCGACATGTTCCGGAGCACCGGAACCGAGCGCGAGCGACCATGA
- a CDS encoding TetR/AcrR family transcriptional regulator, with the protein MDQLIYYWFMRSKESFIGQTRRRQLVQIAIETIAELGYAQASVRKIAERADVGLSVVMHHIGHKDDLVAAVVAECYRSLLETMRPAVTAETTATGKLAAHIRAHISFIESHRSHQIALTEIATGYRSADGRRVQDLDVDPEFAEALAEVELERIFRDGIVSGEFRELSADSMATAVRGAIGAALMRSIAAPDADLAGYGEDLVDAFTRAVRAKE; encoded by the coding sequence TTGGATCAACTGATCTATTATTGGTTCATGCGATCCAAAGAGAGTTTCATCGGGCAGACCAGGCGTCGACAACTGGTGCAGATCGCGATCGAAACCATCGCCGAACTCGGCTACGCGCAGGCCTCCGTGCGAAAGATCGCCGAGCGCGCCGACGTGGGCCTCAGCGTGGTGATGCATCACATCGGCCACAAGGATGACCTGGTCGCGGCTGTGGTGGCCGAATGCTATCGGTCGCTGTTGGAAACGATGCGCCCGGCGGTCACCGCCGAAACGACGGCGACCGGGAAGCTGGCGGCACATATTCGTGCGCATATCTCCTTTATCGAGAGCCACCGCTCTCATCAGATCGCGCTGACCGAGATCGCCACCGGGTACCGCTCCGCGGACGGTCGTAGGGTGCAGGATCTCGATGTGGATCCGGAGTTCGCGGAAGCTCTGGCCGAGGTCGAGCTGGAACGGATCTTCCGGGACGGCATCGTATCCGGCGAATTCCGTGAACTATCCGCAGACTCGATGGCCACGGCGGTCCGCGGGGCGATCGGCGCAGCCCTCATGCGATCGATCGCCGCCCCGGATGCCGACCTCGCCGGGTATGGCGAGGACCTGGTCGATGCGTTCACCCGCGCCGTGCGAGCGAAAGAGTAA
- a CDS encoding glycosyltransferase, with protein sequence MATVLIAAYGSRGDIMPLTDIGCRLRDAGHRVVLTSNGELDDEVRATGLETRGISFDVDRDLETGEEDALKVALQVVKPAGIRRLGNSFLDVVADLEPDLVMLTPFTELPGHALAEAHGIPTLGLRFQPMSATRAYPPSLLGARSLGGPGNRAVGNLAVAAVDRVYGGAVADFRRRLGLPVQSARALRRTRTAQEWPILYGYSPSVLPRPADWRTGINVTGYWWSRGLESWTAPVDLEEFLAAGPPPVFVGFGSLPVTDAERDRLAHTVRAAALGSGQRFLVQAGGAGLTVENDEHTLSIGTVPYDWLFSRVAAVVHSCGAGTTASGLRSGVPTVGVPSPGGDQQFWAEQLRRLGVSPATLPRPALRAERLTDAVTAAITDPSYREAAARIAERIRHEDGAGRVVTEVERLLGR encoded by the coding sequence ATGGCCACCGTTCTCATCGCCGCCTACGGTTCCCGCGGCGACATCATGCCGCTCACTGACATTGGCTGCCGACTCCGCGACGCCGGCCACCGCGTAGTGCTCACCTCCAACGGCGAACTGGATGACGAGGTCCGCGCGACCGGGCTCGAAACGCGCGGAATCTCCTTCGATGTCGACCGCGACCTGGAAACCGGCGAGGAGGACGCCCTCAAGGTGGCGCTCCAGGTGGTGAAGCCGGCGGGAATCCGCAGGCTGGGCAACAGTTTCCTCGATGTCGTCGCGGATCTGGAGCCAGATCTGGTGATGCTCACTCCGTTCACCGAGCTCCCCGGGCACGCCCTCGCTGAGGCGCACGGCATCCCAACGCTCGGCCTCCGGTTCCAGCCGATGTCCGCGACCCGTGCCTACCCGCCCAGTCTGCTCGGAGCCCGATCGCTGGGCGGGCCGGGCAACCGTGCGGTCGGGAACCTCGCGGTCGCCGCGGTCGACCGTGTATACGGCGGTGCCGTCGCCGATTTCCGTCGGCGCCTCGGCCTCCCGGTGCAGTCCGCACGGGCACTCCGCCGAACCCGCACCGCGCAGGAGTGGCCGATCCTGTACGGCTATTCCCCGTCGGTACTCCCGCGCCCCGCAGACTGGCGGACGGGTATCAATGTCACCGGCTATTGGTGGTCGCGAGGACTCGAAAGCTGGACGGCACCTGTGGACCTCGAAGAATTCCTGGCCGCCGGTCCGCCGCCGGTATTCGTCGGGTTCGGCAGCCTTCCGGTGACCGATGCCGAGCGCGACCGCCTCGCCCATACGGTGCGGGCGGCGGCGCTCGGCTCGGGACAGAGGTTCCTGGTGCAGGCCGGGGGAGCAGGGTTGACGGTGGAGAACGACGAGCACACCCTCTCCATCGGCACCGTCCCCTACGACTGGCTGTTCAGTCGCGTCGCGGCGGTGGTGCACTCCTGTGGCGCGGGCACCACCGCTTCCGGTCTTCGGTCGGGAGTTCCGACGGTCGGCGTGCCCTCGCCCGGCGGTGATCAGCAGTTCTGGGCGGAGCAACTCCGCCGCCTCGGAGTGAGCCCCGCGACGCTGCCACGACCGGCATTGCGCGCCGAGCGCCTCACCGACGCAGTGACGGCTGCGATCACCGACCCGTCGTACCGGGAGGCCGCGGCGCGGATCGCCGAACGCATCCGGCACGAAGACGGTGCGGGCCGTGTCGTCACTGAGGTCGAGCGGCTTCTCGGGCGATGA
- a CDS encoding TIGR02611 family protein, producing MPDHDTDSGAGGGSPLARLHTWRDRVKSTRQGQLAWRIAVGVIGGAVLIAGIIAIPYPGPGWLIVFAGLGILASEFEWAHRLLKFARARYDRFAEWLGKQNVVVKGLFGLGTCAIVLLTLWLLGALGMVGGWFGIDWSWLQSPIFGDNS from the coding sequence ATGCCTGACCACGACACCGATAGCGGCGCCGGAGGCGGTTCGCCCCTGGCGCGCCTGCACACGTGGCGCGATCGCGTGAAGTCAACCCGCCAAGGGCAGTTGGCATGGCGGATCGCCGTCGGCGTGATCGGCGGCGCCGTGCTCATCGCCGGCATCATCGCCATCCCGTATCCCGGACCGGGCTGGTTGATCGTGTTCGCCGGCCTGGGCATCCTGGCCAGCGAATTCGAGTGGGCGCACCGACTGCTGAAGTTCGCCCGCGCCCGCTACGACCGTTTCGCCGAGTGGCTCGGCAAGCAGAACGTGGTGGTCAAGGGTCTGTTCGGGTTGGGAACCTGTGCCATCGTGCTGCTGACGTTGTGGTTACTCGGCGCTCTCGGCATGGTGGGCGGATGGTTCGGCATCGACTGGTCATGGTTGCAGAGCCCCATTTTCGGCGATAACAGCTGA
- a CDS encoding (2Fe-2S)-binding protein — MPGGDLAAVIDELRRSMRAPDRRVAGTLYWYSLSGALARLALVDGRDADRAGVTVGPGSWPQTDEPPLTATPLHSLGRRLRTDVSAVAAASGAPERALWAIATDSVASAALASADPTARADEALAHCAPHAPSARFESAAGRGIVVRRGSCCLLYLCPGTRKCLSCPRQTPEERRRRLSVASDR; from the coding sequence ATGCCCGGCGGGGATCTCGCCGCAGTCATCGACGAATTGCGCCGGTCGATGCGCGCCCCCGATCGGCGGGTCGCGGGAACCCTGTACTGGTACTCCCTGTCCGGTGCGTTGGCGCGCCTGGCCCTCGTCGACGGACGCGATGCTGATCGGGCCGGGGTCACCGTCGGGCCCGGGAGCTGGCCGCAGACCGACGAACCTCCGCTCACGGCGACGCCGCTGCACAGTCTCGGTCGCCGCCTGCGCACCGATGTCTCTGCGGTCGCCGCCGCTTCTGGTGCGCCCGAACGCGCACTGTGGGCCATTGCCACCGATTCTGTGGCATCCGCCGCCCTCGCCTCGGCCGATCCCACCGCCCGCGCCGACGAGGCGCTGGCTCACTGCGCGCCCCACGCACCATCGGCTCGGTTCGAATCCGCAGCCGGCCGCGGCATCGTCGTTCGACGGGGCTCCTGCTGCCTGCTGTACCTGTGCCCGGGAACCCGTAAATGCTTGAGTTGCCCACGGCAGACGCCGGAGGAGCGCCGCCGCCGATTATCGGTGGCAAGCGACCGATAG